In a genomic window of Ancylothrix sp. D3o:
- a CDS encoding HNH endonuclease signature motif containing protein — protein MSNVASQKRPKEHQKAQKLVKQRDGNECEICGKIGEVAHGHHVIAYSEGGPADLKNMMTLCPDCHRAYHNGEIKVDIWRF, from the coding sequence GTGAGTAATGTGGCCAGTCAAAAACGACCGAAAGAACACCAAAAAGCACAAAAATTAGTTAAACAGAGGGATGGGAACGAATGTGAAATTTGCGGTAAAATCGGAGAAGTCGCACATGGACATCATGTTATTGCTTACAGTGAGGGTGGACCAGCGGATTTAAAGAATATGATGACGCTTTGCCCAGACTGTCACAGAGCGTATCACAATGGTGAAATCAAAGTAGATATTTGGCGATTTTGA
- the tmk gene encoding dTMP kinase, protein MRGKFIVFEGVEGCGKTTQLQKVQGWLAELLNGRPVVVTRQPGGTELGVQLRRLLLNPGPGVVIQNRAELLLYAADRAQHVEGFIEPNLAAGAIVLCDRYTDSTVAYQGYGRQLNLETIEVLNRLATNGLESDLTVWLDVDVAVGLGRAKKRGVADRIEQADLEFHRSVQNGYTELAKIHQKRIVRVDAGGSVDEVFGEVKKILSGYFLKWGFLGD, encoded by the coding sequence ATGCGCGGCAAGTTTATTGTTTTTGAAGGGGTGGAAGGTTGTGGCAAAACAACTCAATTGCAGAAGGTGCAGGGGTGGTTGGCAGAACTTTTGAATGGTAGGCCGGTTGTGGTGACGAGACAACCGGGGGGGACTGAGTTGGGGGTGCAGTTACGCCGGCTTTTGTTGAATCCTGGGCCTGGTGTGGTGATTCAAAATCGGGCTGAGTTGTTGTTATATGCGGCTGATAGGGCTCAGCACGTTGAGGGGTTTATTGAGCCGAATTTAGCGGCGGGGGCGATTGTTTTGTGTGATAGATATACGGATTCAACGGTGGCTTATCAAGGGTATGGCCGGCAGTTGAATTTGGAGACTATTGAGGTGTTAAACCGGCTGGCAACAAATGGGTTAGAAAGTGATTTAACGGTGTGGTTAGATGTGGATGTGGCGGTGGGTTTAGGGAGGGCGAAAAAGCGGGGTGTGGCTGACCGGATTGAGCAGGCTGATTTGGAGTTTCACCGCAGTGTCCAAAACGGTTATACTGAGTTGGCAAAAATTCATCAAAAGCGGATTGTGCGGGTGGATGCCGGTGGATCTGTGGATGAGGTTTTTGGGGAAGTTAAAAAAATTTTGAGTGGGTATTTTTTGAAGTGGGGTTTTTTGGGGGATTAA
- a CDS encoding DNA polymerase III subunit delta' produces the protein MSKEEGFFELLVGQTQAVELLVQVVRQNRIAPAYLFVGPEGVGRSLAARCFVQLLFCFDAAESKDQSNIKNRVFQGNHPDLLWVEPTYLHQGKRLSAAEAEEAGVKRKAPPQIRLEQIREIGQFLSRPSLEASRSVVVLEGAQTMAEGAANGLLKTLEEPGNATLILIAPAAESLLPTLVSRCQRIPLQRLNKGGMKEVLKKAGFEEILGEKVILELAQGSPGEAIRCWEQLQTIPAELLQKLTELPKSPRDALEMAKEVDKVLDTEAQLWLVDYLQHWYWQKLSLRGSGELVIKQLEEARKNLLCYAQPRLVWECTLLAICQGAVAGR, from the coding sequence ATGAGTAAGGAAGAGGGTTTTTTTGAGTTGTTAGTGGGTCAAACTCAAGCGGTGGAGTTGTTGGTGCAGGTGGTGCGCCAAAATCGAATTGCACCGGCTTATCTTTTTGTGGGCCCGGAGGGGGTGGGGAGAAGTTTGGCGGCGCGGTGTTTTGTGCAGTTGCTTTTTTGTTTTGATGCGGCAGAAAGTAAGGATCAAAGTAATATTAAAAATCGGGTTTTTCAGGGTAATCACCCGGATTTGTTGTGGGTGGAACCGACTTATTTACATCAAGGAAAACGGCTTTCGGCTGCGGAGGCGGAGGAGGCGGGGGTGAAGCGAAAGGCACCGCCACAAATTCGTTTGGAACAAATTCGAGAAATTGGGCAGTTTTTGAGCCGGCCGTCTTTAGAAGCGTCTCGATCTGTGGTGGTGCTTGAGGGTGCTCAAACGATGGCGGAGGGTGCGGCAAATGGGTTATTAAAGACTTTGGAAGAACCAGGAAATGCAACGCTGATTTTAATTGCGCCGGCGGCGGAGTCGCTTTTACCAACTTTGGTTTCTCGTTGTCAGCGGATACCTTTGCAACGGTTAAATAAGGGGGGGATGAAAGAGGTTTTGAAGAAGGCCGGTTTTGAGGAAATTTTGGGTGAGAAGGTGATTTTGGAATTGGCGCAGGGAAGTCCGGGGGAGGCGATACGTTGTTGGGAACAATTGCAGACAATTCCGGCAGAGTTATTGCAAAAGCTTACAGAATTGCCAAAAAGTCCCCGCGATGCGCTTGAGATGGCGAAGGAGGTTGATAAGGTTTTGGATACGGAGGCTCAGTTATGGTTGGTGGATTATTTGCAGCATTGGTACTGGCAAAAGTTATCGTTGCGGGGTTCTGGTGAGTTGGTGATCAAACAGTTGGAGGAGGCGCGGAAAAATCTTTTGTGTTACGCGCAGCCGCGTTTGGTTTGGGAGTGTACGTTGTTGGCAATTTGTCAAGGTGCGGTGGCGGGCCGGTGA
- a CDS encoding calcium-binding protein — MAILIGDELNNQIIGTAQADQISGLAGDDTLFGRELEDLLNGNAGKDVVYGEAGNDTVRGGADDDTLFGGDGNDIGFGDLGNDLLFANSGDDFLYGGADDDTLWGGQGNDTFVGDIGADYAYGDLGDDLFFGNAGADLMVGEDGKDTLRGGRDDDSLSGGNDNDVLYGEFGNDIISGNSANDVAFGGEGDDTIRGGRGDDSLFGDEGNDSIFGDFGADTLTGGTGTDVFVISAGAGPEFIADYLDSDDFIGLGDGVTFADLEIREGINLVAENVLSRFTVINGPGGKLLAIVASLPSPSLLTEDDFILVADTGLGSTGTSGGASTLPGGTSS, encoded by the coding sequence ATGGCCATTTTAATAGGAGATGAACTAAATAACCAAATTATCGGAACCGCACAGGCAGATCAAATCAGCGGTTTAGCAGGAGATGATACGCTGTTTGGTCGAGAGTTGGAAGATTTGTTAAATGGGAATGCCGGTAAAGATGTTGTCTACGGAGAGGCCGGTAATGATACGGTGCGCGGTGGTGCCGATGATGATACGCTGTTTGGCGGCGATGGCAATGATATTGGATTTGGCGATTTAGGAAATGATTTGCTGTTTGCCAATAGCGGGGATGATTTTTTGTATGGTGGCGCTGATGATGATACGCTGTGGGGCGGTCAGGGCAATGATACGTTTGTGGGAGATATCGGTGCTGATTATGCCTATGGTGATTTAGGCGATGATTTATTTTTTGGCAATGCCGGTGCTGATTTAATGGTCGGCGAGGATGGTAAGGATACTCTGCGTGGGGGTCGGGATGATGACTCGCTTAGCGGTGGTAATGATAATGATGTGCTTTATGGTGAATTTGGTAACGATATTATCAGTGGCAATAGTGCTAATGATGTGGCTTTTGGTGGCGAAGGTGATGATACTATCCGGGGAGGTCGCGGGGATGATTCTTTGTTTGGCGATGAGGGTAATGATTCGATTTTTGGTGATTTTGGGGCTGATACTCTCACCGGCGGAACGGGCACTGATGTGTTTGTGATTTCTGCCGGTGCTGGGCCTGAGTTTATTGCTGATTATTTGGATTCGGATGATTTTATTGGTTTGGGTGATGGTGTGACTTTTGCGGATTTGGAAATTAGAGAGGGGATTAATTTGGTGGCTGAAAATGTTTTGAGTAGGTTTACTGTGATTAATGGCCCTGGTGGGAAATTATTGGCAATTGTGGCAAGTCTTCCGTCTCCTAGTTTGCTGACTGAGGATGATTTTATTTTGGTTGCGGATACGGGACTAGGTTCAACCGGTACGTCTGGGGGTGCTTCTACTTTACCTGGTGGAACGAGTTCTTAA